Proteins encoded in a region of the Coffea eugenioides isolate CCC68of chromosome 4, Ceug_1.0, whole genome shotgun sequence genome:
- the LOC113768800 gene encoding F-box/kelch-repeat protein At3g06240-like, whose protein sequence is MSDYTPILPQELITDILLRLPGKSIGQFRCVSRPWLSLLSDSHFIKSHSTLLSSHDPGKFILVSDSDHTLHTITLTPSTSTSSNTSSSRQDAVARKISFPQCPDKWETVVGSCHGLVLVRTDERSLYLINPTTLERVKIPSFPLALDPSASFSMHGFGYDDWTDDYKIVTLSYYDTDNEHEPDCADTFVDVYSVKTRTWKRFDPSPCDHAVPDLASGVFLNGGLHWLASDRSEGYPSVIAVFLLDGEDFEEVPPPSSLDRGKFVFNKLVVLEGCLGIVVDNYNDQVDVWVMKQYRVQESWTKFTINVHEDTDMLKPICKLRDEEIVSEKDEEKLVLHSLRDGTSREMVVAGLPDTFEHGVMTFSETLLSPNFYSLNAEMHNSEGQIEA, encoded by the coding sequence ATGTCGGATTATACTCCAATTTTGCCCCAAGAACTCATCACCGACATACTCTTGCGCCTCCCTGGAAAATCCATAGGCCAGTTCAGGTGTGTTTCTAGGCCATGGCTCTCTTTACTCTCCGACTCACATTTCATCAAATCCCATTCAACACTCCTGAGCAGCCATGACCCGGGAAAGTTCATCCTCGTTTCTGACTCTGATCACACCCTTCACACAATAACTTTAACTCCCAGCACCAGCACCAGCAGCAACACCAGCAGCAGCCGCCAAGATGCCGTTGCAAGAAAGATCAGTTTTCCACAGTGCCCAGACAAGTGGGAAACAGTGGTGGGTTCATGCCATGGTTTGGTCTTAGTACGAACTGATGAACGTAGCTTGTATTTGATCAACCCCACAACTTTGGAGAGAGTAAAAATCCCAAGTTTTCCTTTGGCTTTGGACCCTTCTGCTAGTTTTAGCATGCACGGATTTGGCTATGATGATTGGACCGATGATTATAAGATTGTTACGCTTTCATACTATGACACGGACAATGAACACGAGCCTGATTGTGCTGATACTTTTGTTGATGTTTATAGTGTAAAGACAAGAACTTGGAAGAGATTTGATCCATCTCCTTGTGATCATGCTGTTCCTGATCTTGCCTCAGGGGTATTCCTCAATGGGGGTCTTCATTGGTTGGCTTCTGATAGATCTGAAGGCTATCCATCTGTTATTGCTGTTTTCCTTTTGGATGGCGAGGATTTTGAGGAAGTGCCACCTCCTAGTAGTCTTGATAGAGGTAAATTTGTGTTTAACAAGCTCGTGGTTCTTGAAGGATGTCTTGGAATTGTTGTCGATAATTATAATGATCAGGTAGATGTTTGGGTAATGAAACAGTATCGTGTCCAAGAATCCTGGACAAAGTTTACTATTAATGTACATGAAGATACTGATATGCTTAAACCTATATGTAAATTGCGGGACGAGGAGATTGTTTCGGAGAAGGATGAGGAGAAGTTGGTTTTGCATAGTTTGAGAGACGGGACTTCAAGGGAAATGGTGGTTGCTGGTCTTCCAGATACGTTTGAACATGGAGTGATGACCTTTTCGGAGACCCTTCTGTCACCAAATTTCTATAGTCTGAATGCAGAAATGCATAATTCTGAGGGCCAAATTGAAGCTTGA